CACCTCCCTGCGCAGCGCGGATGACGACACCTGGTGCGATGTCTACCTAGCCGACAGCATGGGCGAACTGCCGTCTCTGATGGCCGCCGCCGATCTGGTATTTGTCGGCGGCAGCCTGGTTGCGCGGGGCGGTCACAACCTGATCGAGCCCGCCCAGCTTGGGAAGCCCACGCTGTTCGGCCCGCATATGCACAATTTTGCCGAGCTACGGGACATCACCCTCGCCGCGGGCGCTGGCCTGCAGGTCGTGGACGCACCGAATCTCGCCTTACAGCTCACGACCCTGATGGCCGACGCGCCGCGCAGAGCGCGCATGGGCGAGGCGGCACAGGCCCTGGTAACACAGCACCGCGGCGCCACCGCCAGAACCCTGGCGCTCATTGCGCCGTATCTGGAAACCCCGCCAGGATGAGGCAAGCGGCCGTCACCCCGCGCGCATAACCCGTTGCAGTCGGATATCAGGGCGCGACTGGCGGCGGCGCGCCGGCCGCGGCTTCATCCAGCCAGCCGTTGACGCGGGCGAGATCTTCCTCGCTCAACTGCCCGGACGCCTGCTCCAGGCGCAACCCGTTCAACACATAGTCGTAACGCGCCGTCGCCAGATTGCGTTTGGCCCGGTACAACTCGCGCTCGGCATCGAGCACATCCACCGAGGTCCGTGTGCCGACCCGGTAACCGAGCTCGGTTGCTTCGAGTGCACTCTCATTGGACACCTGCGCCTGGGTGAGCGCCCGCACCCGGCTGATCGCCGCCGCCACCCCGAGGTACGCGTCACGCGTCTCGCGCGACGTGGCACGGCGCTGCTGCTCCATACGCTGCTGCGCCTGACGGTATTGCTGCTGCGCCTGGCGAACCTGGGAACTGGTGCGTCCACCCTCGAACAGCGGCAGCTTCATCTGTAAGCCATAGATGGTGTCTTCGCCATCGCTACCGGCACCGAAACGGCTGGCCGCGGCGCTGGAATTCAGGTAAG
This portion of the Immundisolibacter sp. genome encodes:
- a CDS encoding 3-deoxy-D-manno-octulosonic acid transferase translates to TSLRSADDDTWCDVYLADSMGELPSLMAAADLVFVGGSLVARGGHNLIEPAQLGKPTLFGPHMHNFAELRDITLAAGAGLQVVDAPNLALQLTTLMADAPRRARMGEAAQALVTQHRGATARTLALIAPYLETPPG